In one window of Streptomyces sp. NBC_01224 DNA:
- a CDS encoding beta-ketoacyl-[acyl-carrier-protein] synthase family protein: MGRVDMGVAVTGVGLVTPAGADEYTFWAGLCAGVSMARRCEELAGLPVDFACPVDGIDLDEAVGGRSGWRMARFVKMALVAARQAVADAGLSPERWDGDRVAVVLGVGVGGVSVLVDNLRRLDGGGPETVSPLLVPMMMPNAAAGEVAIALRAHGPSLAPATACASGATAIAVARDLLTSGRCDVVVAGGAESVLTPLVVSAFAGMGALSLRTGDPAGASRPFAADRDGFVIGEGAAVLVLERTLDAQARGGRARALLTGAGSGTDAHHPTAPDPEGAGARRAVEAALCEAGWVAHEVDHINAHGTSTPLNDAMETALISGLFPHRPSVTAPKGVLGHTLAAAGAIEAVATVLTLEHGLVPPIANLDSLPDGFDLDCVVKEPRMQHVERALSHSFGFGGHNVALAFQRVDADGPPKTAPGVLAVG; encoded by the coding sequence ATGGGGCGGGTCGACATGGGTGTCGCGGTTACGGGAGTGGGGCTGGTGACCCCTGCGGGCGCGGACGAGTACACCTTCTGGGCGGGACTGTGCGCCGGCGTGTCCATGGCACGGCGATGTGAGGAACTTGCCGGGCTCCCGGTCGACTTCGCCTGTCCGGTGGACGGGATCGACCTGGACGAGGCCGTCGGCGGACGCTCAGGGTGGCGCATGGCACGGTTCGTGAAGATGGCGCTGGTCGCCGCCCGACAGGCGGTGGCGGACGCCGGGCTGTCACCGGAGCGGTGGGACGGCGACCGGGTGGCGGTGGTGCTCGGCGTCGGTGTGGGCGGGGTGTCCGTGCTCGTCGACAATCTGCGCAGGCTGGACGGCGGCGGACCGGAGACGGTGTCGCCGCTCCTGGTCCCGATGATGATGCCCAATGCCGCTGCCGGGGAGGTGGCCATCGCCCTGCGGGCCCACGGTCCCAGCCTGGCACCGGCCACGGCCTGCGCGTCCGGGGCGACCGCGATCGCCGTGGCCCGTGACCTGCTGACGAGCGGCCGGTGCGATGTGGTGGTGGCAGGCGGCGCGGAGTCCGTACTGACTCCGCTGGTGGTGAGCGCCTTCGCGGGAATGGGAGCGCTCTCCCTGCGTACCGGCGATCCGGCGGGCGCGTCGCGGCCGTTCGCCGCGGACCGGGACGGGTTCGTGATCGGTGAGGGTGCCGCCGTGCTCGTGCTGGAGCGGACACTCGATGCGCAGGCCCGCGGCGGACGCGCGCGCGCCCTGCTGACCGGCGCGGGTTCCGGCACCGATGCCCACCACCCCACGGCCCCGGACCCGGAAGGAGCCGGTGCGCGCAGGGCCGTGGAGGCGGCGCTGTGTGAGGCGGGCTGGGTGGCCCACGAGGTCGACCACATCAATGCGCACGGCACGTCGACCCCGCTGAACGACGCGATGGAGACAGCGCTCATCTCGGGGCTCTTCCCCCACCGGCCGTCGGTGACCGCGCCGAAAGGTGTGCTCGGGCACACCCTCGCCGCGGCCGGGGCGATCGAAGCGGTGGCCACCGTACTGACTCTGGAGCACGGTCTCGTCCCGCCGATCGCCAACCTGGACTCGCTGCCGGACGGGTTCGACCTCGACTGTGTGGTCAAGGAGCCCCGCATGCAGCACGTCGAGCGGGCACTCAGCCACTCCTTCGGCTTCGGCGGACACAACGTCGCGCTCGCCTTCCAGCGCGTCGACGCGGACGGCCCGCCGAAGACGGCCCCCGGTGTCCTTGCCGTCGGCTGA
- a CDS encoding acyl-CoA dehydrogenase family protein gives MTATIDSPSAERSTDLLTGVLLGDNFRREHGFWQRMISTEPFRRPDRCTPDQRLLLAYERLRILNDCLDSGARLAADPRALAALHEWLGPVDPALTTVAGIHYNLFLGSLLDHEGDSRLDLSDFLRLRSIGTFLCTEVAHGNDAAAVETTAAYDRERDGFVLHTPHAGAQKFMPNTSPAGGPKTGLVAARLLVDGADHGVFLFLVPLTDAVRALPGVRVRRLPARMGSPVDHCLTSFDQVFVGRDALLGGDHGRIGDDGEFSSAVGNRRRRLLTSIGRVTSGKISMSACAVGSARATLAVAVRYGSHRYISGPRGSRQVPVIAHRSHHGPLARAMATVFAMSLLHRRALNRWEGREDGSGSGREEAERLVAVAKGWISWQARSVIVECRERCGAQALLENNGMTELITGVEGVITAEGDNLAIHAKAAAEMLYATEPAAYDAPFGGEPGDLTDPGFLGRLLAVLEQIWFGRARERLGRAPHGDPLERWNIASGPALRGVEAHAHRQAAEAYADAVAGLSEGPARERLVELQRLFALDRIARNSGDLLAAGYLTANQVNGMPDVLEELITAVAAHLPALADSFALPQELLADWPIAGADYVDAYDDPAAAWQSDGDRVTAPGERREP, from the coding sequence ATGACCGCGACGATCGACAGCCCCTCCGCCGAACGGTCCACGGACCTTCTCACCGGTGTGCTCCTCGGCGACAACTTCCGCCGGGAGCACGGCTTCTGGCAGCGGATGATCAGCACAGAACCGTTCCGCCGCCCGGACCGCTGCACTCCCGACCAACGCCTGCTTCTCGCGTACGAGCGGCTGCGTATCCTCAACGACTGCCTCGACAGCGGCGCCCGGCTCGCCGCCGACCCGCGCGCCCTCGCGGCCCTGCACGAATGGCTCGGCCCGGTCGACCCGGCCCTCACCACGGTGGCGGGCATCCACTACAACCTCTTTCTCGGCAGCCTCCTCGACCACGAAGGCGACAGCCGGCTCGATCTGTCGGACTTCCTCCGACTGCGCAGCATCGGCACCTTTCTCTGTACGGAGGTGGCGCACGGCAATGACGCGGCGGCCGTCGAGACCACGGCCGCCTACGACCGCGAACGCGACGGGTTTGTGCTGCACACACCGCATGCCGGCGCCCAGAAATTCATGCCCAACACCAGTCCGGCAGGCGGTCCCAAGACCGGTCTTGTGGCCGCGCGTCTGCTCGTCGACGGCGCCGATCACGGCGTCTTCCTCTTCCTCGTACCGCTCACCGATGCCGTACGGGCCCTGCCCGGCGTACGGGTCCGCAGACTTCCCGCACGCATGGGGAGCCCGGTGGACCACTGCCTGACCTCCTTCGACCAGGTCTTCGTGGGGCGCGACGCGCTGCTCGGCGGGGACCACGGACGGATCGGTGACGACGGCGAGTTCAGCAGCGCCGTCGGCAACCGCAGGCGTCGCCTCCTCACATCGATCGGGCGCGTCACCTCCGGCAAGATCTCCATGAGCGCCTGCGCGGTCGGCTCCGCGCGCGCAACGCTCGCCGTCGCCGTGCGCTACGGCAGTCACCGGTACATCTCCGGGCCCCGCGGATCGCGTCAGGTACCGGTGATCGCCCACCGCAGCCACCACGGCCCGCTCGCCCGGGCCATGGCCACGGTCTTCGCTATGAGCCTGCTGCACCGCAGGGCCCTGAACCGCTGGGAGGGACGGGAGGACGGCTCGGGCTCGGGCCGGGAGGAGGCGGAGCGGCTGGTCGCCGTCGCCAAGGGATGGATCAGCTGGCAGGCCAGGTCCGTGATCGTCGAATGCCGTGAACGGTGCGGCGCCCAGGCGCTCCTGGAGAACAACGGCATGACCGAACTCATCACCGGAGTGGAAGGCGTCATCACCGCTGAGGGCGACAACCTGGCCATCCACGCCAAGGCGGCCGCGGAAATGCTCTACGCCACCGAACCGGCCGCGTACGACGCTCCCTTCGGCGGCGAACCCGGTGATCTCACCGACCCCGGGTTCCTCGGCAGGCTCCTGGCTGTGCTGGAGCAGATCTGGTTCGGCCGGGCCAGGGAAAGGCTGGGCCGCGCACCGCACGGTGACCCGCTGGAGCGGTGGAACATCGCATCCGGTCCCGCCCTTCGCGGCGTCGAGGCCCACGCCCACCGACAGGCTGCCGAGGCGTACGCGGACGCGGTGGCAGGTCTGTCGGAGGGGCCCGCCCGTGAGCGGCTGGTCGAGCTGCAGCGGCTGTTCGCACTCGACCGGATCGCCCGGAACAGTGGTGATCTGCTGGCCGCAGGATACCTGACGGCCAATCAGGTCAATGGAATGCCGGACGTCTTGGAAGAGCTGATCACCGCCGTCGCGGCTCACCTGCCCGCCCTCGCCGACTCCTTCGCGCTGCCGCAGGAACTGCTCGCCGACTGGCCCATCGCGGGGGCCGATTACGTCGATGCGTACGACGATCCGGCGGCGGCCTGGCAGTCGGACGGGGACCGGGTGACGGCCCCGGGAGAGCGGCGAGAGCCGTGA
- a CDS encoding acyl carrier protein — protein MSAIHPKITEVLTHTFKVPIAEIRPDSTMDSLEMDSLAVAEFAVLIRETMGGDGDFDKLSKDATLADITRYIDATAGSGALMGGVAPTSNAR, from the coding sequence ATGAGTGCGATTCATCCCAAGATCACCGAGGTTCTGACACACACCTTCAAAGTGCCCATCGCCGAGATCCGCCCGGATTCCACGATGGACAGTCTGGAGATGGACTCCCTCGCCGTCGCCGAGTTCGCCGTCCTCATCAGGGAAACGATGGGCGGCGACGGGGACTTCGACAAGCTCTCCAAGGACGCCACACTGGCCGACATCACGCGGTACATCGACGCGACAGCCGGCAGCGGGGCGCTGATGGGCGGCGTGGCACCGACGAGCAACGCCCGATGA
- a CDS encoding beta-ketoacyl-[acyl-carrier-protein] synthase family protein, whose protein sequence is MNKPAIAVTGLGMITPVGHDTESTWKGVCAGVSPVRTVAALEGCAIDFACTVDGIDLNAAIGGRTSYRMGKYVKFAVIAAREAVADAGLDPAQWEGSRVAVVVGTSSGGSAALTEQAVVLDRHGPDATSPSGILLTIPNMPAAEIAIELRATGPSLAPCTACSSGATALSVARDLLVTGQCDIAIAGATESIVYPVAMTGFARSGAAARAEGDPARRCRPFAADRAGLVMGEGAAVMVLERADDAVARGAAPRALLAGTGATTDAHHPTSPHPSGAVAQAAVEAALRDAGWAAEDVEHVNAHGTATPINDATEAALIGRVYPHRPPVTAPKGVLGHCMGAAGAIEAGLTVLTLQRGVVPPIANLDAPAPEFDINCVTGQPLRQPIRRAVSHSFGFGGHNAVIALQRP, encoded by the coding sequence ATGAACAAGCCCGCGATTGCCGTAACAGGCCTGGGAATGATCACCCCGGTCGGCCACGATACCGAATCCACCTGGAAAGGTGTGTGCGCCGGAGTCTCGCCGGTGCGTACCGTCGCGGCACTCGAAGGTTGCGCGATCGACTTCGCCTGCACGGTCGATGGTATCGATCTGAACGCCGCGATCGGCGGCCGTACGTCCTACCGGATGGGGAAGTACGTCAAGTTCGCCGTTATCGCCGCCCGGGAGGCGGTCGCCGACGCCGGACTCGACCCGGCCCAGTGGGAGGGCAGCAGGGTCGCGGTGGTCGTCGGCACCAGCAGCGGAGGCTCCGCCGCACTGACCGAGCAGGCCGTCGTACTCGATCGGCACGGACCGGATGCCACTTCGCCGTCGGGCATCCTGCTCACCATTCCGAACATGCCCGCAGCCGAGATCGCCATCGAGCTGCGGGCCACCGGTCCCAGCCTGGCACCGTGCACCGCCTGCTCGTCCGGAGCCACTGCACTGTCCGTCGCTCGCGATCTGCTGGTCACCGGACAGTGTGACATCGCGATCGCCGGAGCCACCGAGTCGATCGTCTACCCGGTCGCCATGACCGGATTCGCCCGGTCCGGAGCCGCGGCCCGGGCAGAGGGCGACCCGGCCAGGCGGTGCCGGCCCTTCGCGGCCGACCGTGCCGGGCTGGTCATGGGTGAGGGCGCCGCCGTCATGGTGCTGGAACGGGCGGACGACGCCGTCGCCCGGGGCGCCGCGCCGCGGGCACTGCTCGCGGGCACCGGCGCCACCACCGACGCCCACCACCCCACAAGCCCGCACCCGTCCGGCGCGGTCGCCCAGGCCGCGGTCGAGGCCGCGCTGCGCGACGCGGGCTGGGCGGCCGAGGACGTCGAGCACGTCAACGCACACGGCACGGCGACACCGATCAACGACGCCACCGAGGCAGCCCTCATCGGCCGGGTCTACCCGCACCGGCCGCCCGTCACCGCCCCGAAGGGCGTACTCGGGCACTGCATGGGGGCGGCCGGAGCGATCGAGGCCGGACTGACCGTCCTGACGCTCCAGCGCGGAGTCGTACCGCCGATCGCCAATCTGGACGCCCCTGCGCCCGAGTTCGACATCAACTGCGTCACCGGGCAACCCCTGCGGCAGCCCATCCGGCGCGCCGTCAGCCACTCCTTCGGCTTCGGCGGGCACAACGCCGTGATCGCTCTTCAGCGTCCATAG
- a CDS encoding ABC transporter substrate-binding protein: MSPETQRDSVPSIASPVRAIALLSAGLVLLTACGGGTSSSAAKSGSADGYPVTLKNCGRTVTVEAAPHRAVSVDQGSTEILLSLGLADRLAATSTWTDPVMKSLEKANAEVPRIADNRPSSEKVLDQEPDFISASFESTLAKGGVAPREQFEDLGVPTYVSPADCTGKDNSGGGDGARTAPLTMDSVYDEVRDLAEVFGVRKRGDTLVAQLRARVKKATEGIDASDATLLYWFSDSKAPYLAGCCGAPGIITRELGAKNVFDDTHEEWPQISWETVADRNPDVLVIGDLTRKAQTAESAAKKIEFLESNPVTKNMDAVRHKRYVLLSGQAMNPSIRTVEGVERVAAALRTFGFAG; this comes from the coding sequence ATGAGCCCCGAGACGCAGAGGGACTCCGTGCCGTCCATAGCCAGCCCTGTCCGTGCCATTGCCCTGCTCTCGGCGGGACTTGTCCTGCTGACCGCCTGCGGGGGCGGAACGAGCAGCTCTGCCGCGAAGTCCGGCTCCGCCGACGGATACCCCGTGACGCTGAAGAACTGTGGACGCACCGTCACCGTCGAAGCCGCACCGCACCGGGCCGTTTCGGTCGACCAGGGATCGACGGAGATCCTGCTCTCCCTCGGCCTCGCCGACCGGCTGGCCGCCACCTCGACCTGGACCGACCCGGTGATGAAGAGCCTGGAGAAGGCCAACGCCGAGGTTCCCAGGATCGCGGACAACCGGCCGTCGTCGGAGAAGGTCCTCGACCAGGAACCCGACTTCATCAGCGCGTCATTCGAGTCGACGCTGGCCAAGGGCGGCGTTGCACCCCGCGAACAGTTCGAGGATCTCGGCGTCCCCACCTATGTCTCGCCCGCCGACTGCACCGGCAAGGACAACAGCGGCGGCGGCGACGGAGCCCGTACTGCGCCACTGACCATGGACAGCGTCTACGACGAAGTGCGCGACCTGGCCGAGGTGTTCGGCGTGCGGAAACGCGGCGACACACTCGTGGCGCAGCTGCGGGCCCGGGTGAAGAAGGCGACCGAGGGCATCGACGCCTCCGACGCCACCCTCCTCTACTGGTTCTCCGACTCCAAGGCCCCGTACCTGGCCGGCTGCTGTGGAGCGCCCGGCATCATCACCAGGGAACTCGGCGCGAAGAACGTCTTCGACGACACCCATGAGGAATGGCCCCAGATCAGCTGGGAGACCGTCGCCGACCGCAACCCCGACGTCCTGGTCATCGGAGACCTGACCCGCAAGGCACAGACCGCCGAGAGCGCCGCGAAGAAGATCGAATTCCTGGAGTCCAACCCCGTCACGAAGAACATGGACGCCGTCAGGCACAAGCGGTACGTCCTGTTGAGCGGCCAGGCCATGAACCCGTCCATCCGGACGGTCGAGGGTGTGGAACGCGTCGCCGCCGCGCTGCGCACATTCGGATTCGCGGGGTGA
- a CDS encoding FecCD family ABC transporter permease: MRSGTGLRKLRGGALWACGIALLVLSVAVAVTIGPARISVADVWSTVASHLGWGRSRLTPIRDGIIWNLRMPRTLLAAVCGAGLAVCGTVMQSLLRNPLADPFVLGVSSGASTGAVVVVVLGVGGGAVSISTGAFIGALCSFALVLLLSHTLGGTTDRVVLSGVAAMQLFSALTSFVVMTAADAEQTRGVLFWLLGSLSGVGWTDVWICSAVLVVMLLICLGQARTLDAFAFGQDAAAALGVHVARTRIVLLCTTALLTAALVSSAGAIGFVGLVLPHAARALAGSGHRRLLPVTALAGAVFLVWVDTLARTVLDPQEVPVGVVTALIGVPAFVLVLYRSRRIT, from the coding sequence GTGCGCAGTGGCACGGGGCTACGGAAGCTGCGCGGGGGAGCCCTATGGGCCTGTGGCATCGCACTGCTCGTGCTGTCCGTCGCGGTCGCCGTCACCATCGGCCCCGCCCGTATCTCCGTCGCCGACGTCTGGTCCACGGTCGCCTCCCACCTCGGCTGGGGCCGGTCACGGCTCACCCCGATCCGGGACGGCATCATCTGGAACCTGCGCATGCCGCGTACCCTGCTCGCCGCGGTGTGCGGCGCCGGGCTCGCGGTGTGCGGGACCGTCATGCAGTCCCTGCTCCGCAACCCGCTCGCCGACCCGTTCGTCCTCGGCGTCTCCTCCGGTGCGTCGACCGGCGCGGTCGTGGTCGTCGTCCTCGGCGTCGGCGGGGGAGCGGTGTCGATCTCGACCGGCGCGTTCATCGGCGCACTGTGCTCGTTCGCCCTCGTTCTGCTGCTGAGCCACACCCTGGGCGGCACGACCGACCGGGTCGTCCTCTCCGGTGTCGCGGCCATGCAGCTGTTCTCCGCGCTCACCTCCTTCGTCGTGATGACCGCCGCCGACGCCGAGCAGACCCGCGGCGTGCTGTTCTGGCTGCTCGGCTCGCTCAGCGGGGTCGGCTGGACCGATGTGTGGATCTGCTCCGCCGTTCTCGTCGTGATGCTGCTGATCTGCCTCGGCCAAGCCCGTACGCTCGACGCCTTCGCGTTCGGCCAGGACGCCGCCGCCGCACTCGGCGTCCATGTCGCGCGCACCCGGATCGTGCTGCTCTGCACGACCGCGCTGCTGACCGCCGCGCTCGTCAGCTCGGCCGGCGCCATCGGCTTCGTCGGTCTGGTCCTGCCGCACGCCGCCCGTGCGCTCGCCGGCTCCGGGCACCGGCGGCTTCTGCCGGTCACCGCCTTGGCCGGGGCGGTGTTCCTGGTCTGGGTCGACACCCTCGCCAGAACGGTTCTCGACCCGCAGGAAGTGCCCGTGGGAGTCGTCACCGCCCTCATCGGCGTGCCCGCGTTCGTTCTGGTCCTGTACCGCAGCCGGAGGATCACATGA
- a CDS encoding ABC transporter ATP-binding protein: MTGGATEGLCAERVSREAGGRLILDGVHLAPPPGATVGLIGPNGSGKSTLLRVLAGVLAPDAGVVTLDGRRLDEIGRRTVAQRVAVVDQHAVTQVELSVLDVVRLGRVPHRRAWSAPGRADDDAVREALERTGLADRGDQSWHTLSGGERQRVQIARALAQQPRELLLDEPTNHLDIQHQLDLLSLITSLPLTGVIALHDLNLAAMFCDRIVVMKEGRVVAAGTPAEVITAELIADVYRVRARVTPDGPDGRPSVRFLPQRPGPRSPQ, translated from the coding sequence ATGACGGGTGGAGCCACTGAGGGGCTGTGTGCCGAGCGGGTCAGCCGGGAGGCGGGCGGCCGCCTCATCCTCGACGGGGTCCATCTCGCCCCGCCGCCCGGCGCCACCGTCGGGCTGATCGGGCCGAACGGCTCCGGCAAGTCGACCTTGTTGCGGGTGCTGGCAGGAGTCCTCGCCCCGGATGCGGGCGTGGTCACCCTCGACGGCCGGCGGCTCGACGAGATCGGTCGCCGAACCGTGGCCCAACGGGTCGCCGTGGTCGACCAGCATGCCGTCACCCAGGTCGAGTTGAGCGTCCTGGACGTGGTACGCCTCGGGCGTGTCCCGCACCGCAGGGCCTGGTCGGCACCCGGCCGGGCGGACGACGACGCGGTGCGCGAAGCCCTGGAGCGGACCGGTCTCGCCGATCGCGGCGACCAGTCCTGGCACACCCTCTCCGGAGGCGAGCGGCAACGTGTCCAGATAGCGCGCGCACTGGCCCAGCAGCCGCGTGAACTGCTGCTCGACGAGCCGACGAACCACCTCGACATCCAGCACCAGTTGGATCTGCTGTCGCTGATCACCTCGCTGCCCCTCACCGGTGTGATCGCTCTGCACGACCTCAATCTGGCCGCGATGTTCTGCGATCGGATCGTCGTCATGAAGGAGGGGCGGGTGGTGGCCGCCGGGACCCCGGCGGAAGTGATCACCGCGGAGCTGATCGCCGACGTCTACCGGGTCAGGGCGCGGGTCACTCCCGACGGCCCGGACGGGCGGCCCTCGGTGCGCTTCCTGCCCCAGCGGCCGGGGCCGCGCTCACCACAGTGA